A portion of the Stigmatella aurantiaca DW4/3-1 genome contains these proteins:
- a CDS encoding inositol-3-phosphate synthase — MDKKVRAVSKPEGKLAVLLPGLGAVSTTLIAGVEMVRQGKGLPVGSLTQMGTARLGKRTDGRTVKLQDLVPLSSLNDVVFGAWDIISENAAQVAERSGVLTKEHQDLVRPAMEKIVPKKGVHNPEFVRRIAANHIKDTKTHRESIEALRQDIRDFKKELGAKRAVMIVCASVETYTGTPAATQSLAALEKALDANDASINPTLLYAYAALKEGVPFANATPNTSVDTPALQELARQENVPVAGRDLKSGQTMMKTVIAPSLKARMLGLEGWFSTNILGNRDGEVLDDPQAFKAKEVTKSGVLDTILQPELYPELYGKVSHKVSIHYYPPRGDAKEGWDNIDIFGWLGYPMQLKINFLCRDSILAAPLVLDIALFLDLAKRLEWKGIQEWMSFYFKSPMAQPGLQPEHDLFIQLTKLKNTLRVVAGEEPITHLGLDYYGDDLPIVK; from the coding sequence ATGGATAAGAAGGTCAGGGCAGTCTCCAAGCCCGAGGGGAAGCTGGCGGTTCTGCTGCCGGGGCTCGGTGCGGTCTCCACCACGCTCATCGCGGGCGTCGAAATGGTGCGCCAGGGCAAGGGACTGCCCGTGGGTTCACTCACCCAGATGGGCACGGCGCGCCTGGGCAAGCGAACCGATGGCCGCACGGTGAAGCTCCAGGACCTGGTGCCCCTGTCGTCCCTCAACGACGTCGTCTTCGGCGCTTGGGACATCATCAGCGAGAACGCGGCCCAGGTGGCCGAGCGCTCCGGTGTGCTCACCAAGGAGCACCAGGACCTGGTGCGCCCGGCGATGGAGAAGATCGTCCCCAAGAAGGGCGTGCACAACCCCGAGTTCGTGCGCCGCATCGCCGCCAACCACATCAAGGACACGAAGACGCACCGCGAGAGCATCGAGGCGCTGCGCCAGGACATCCGCGACTTCAAGAAGGAACTGGGCGCCAAGCGCGCGGTGATGATCGTCTGCGCCTCGGTGGAGACGTACACCGGCACCCCGGCGGCCACCCAGTCGCTGGCGGCGCTGGAGAAGGCGCTGGATGCGAACGACGCGTCCATCAACCCCACGCTCCTGTACGCCTACGCCGCCCTGAAGGAGGGCGTGCCCTTCGCCAACGCCACGCCGAACACCTCGGTGGACACCCCGGCGCTGCAGGAGCTGGCGCGCCAGGAGAACGTCCCCGTGGCGGGGCGTGACCTCAAGAGCGGCCAGACGATGATGAAGACGGTCATCGCCCCCTCGCTCAAGGCGCGCATGCTGGGCCTGGAGGGGTGGTTCTCCACCAACATCCTGGGCAACCGCGACGGCGAGGTGCTGGATGATCCGCAGGCCTTCAAGGCCAAGGAAGTCACCAAGTCGGGCGTGCTGGACACCATCCTCCAGCCGGAGCTGTACCCCGAGCTCTACGGCAAGGTGAGCCACAAGGTCTCCATCCACTACTACCCCCCGCGCGGCGACGCGAAGGAGGGCTGGGACAACATCGATATCTTCGGCTGGCTGGGCTACCCCATGCAGCTGAAGATCAACTTCCTGTGCCGTGACTCGATCCTGGCGGCACCGCTGGTGCTCGACATCGCGCTGTTCCTGGACCTGGCCAAGCGCCTGGAGTGGAAGGGCATCCAGGAGTGGATGTCGTTCTACTTCAAGAGCCCGATGGCCCAGCCGGGCCTCCAGCCGGAGCACGACCTGTTCATCCAGCTGACCAAGCTGAAGAACACGCTGCGCGTGGTCGCGGGCGAGGAGCCCATCACCCACCTCGGACTCGACTATTACGGAGATGACCTCCCGATCGTCAAATAG
- a CDS encoding phosphatase PAP2 family protein, giving the protein MTSRSSNSTGSKWTPWLITLLGVGQLLFVTAVGRLRWEHFAADLLIVGLAWAGPSARSFLLRGGLALWFTGMLMDNQWLWLSLRGRVHTGDLWDLEHALFPAPGGTTWPAYFATRTHPVLDLLCGFSYAAYIYEVILGALLFFFRKHPRFGQVCWAFLAVNFLGVITYMLYPAAPPWYVMQYGHGPADLLAAPSPAGTARFDALLGISYFAKFYARSPNVFGAMPSLHVAYPVMMTWQLWGLGRAWRVGATAFAMLVAFSALYLQHHYILDVVAGMATALVACAFVEFAFSRRESPAVAPVPLMPGGDSRA; this is encoded by the coding sequence ATGACCTCCCGATCGTCAAATAGCACCGGTTCGAAGTGGACGCCCTGGCTCATCACCCTCCTGGGGGTGGGCCAGCTCCTCTTCGTCACCGCGGTGGGCAGGCTTCGCTGGGAGCACTTCGCAGCGGATCTGTTGATCGTGGGGCTGGCCTGGGCTGGCCCCTCGGCACGGTCCTTCTTGCTGCGCGGGGGCCTGGCGTTGTGGTTCACCGGCATGCTGATGGACAACCAGTGGCTCTGGTTGAGCCTGCGAGGCCGCGTGCACACCGGGGACCTGTGGGACTTGGAGCACGCGCTCTTTCCCGCGCCCGGGGGCACCACCTGGCCGGCCTATTTCGCCACCCGCACCCACCCGGTGCTGGACCTGCTGTGCGGCTTCTCCTACGCGGCCTACATCTACGAGGTCATCCTCGGAGCCTTGCTGTTCTTCTTCCGCAAGCACCCCCGCTTCGGGCAGGTGTGCTGGGCGTTCCTGGCGGTTAACTTCCTCGGGGTCATTACCTACATGCTCTACCCCGCCGCCCCGCCCTGGTACGTGATGCAGTACGGCCACGGTCCCGCAGACCTCCTGGCCGCCCCCAGCCCGGCTGGAACGGCGCGTTTCGACGCGCTGCTGGGCATCAGCTACTTCGCGAAATTCTACGCACGCAGCCCCAACGTCTTCGGAGCCATGCCCTCGCTGCACGTCGCCTACCCCGTGATGATGACCTGGCAGTTGTGGGGTCTGGGGCGGGCGTGGCGGGTGGGGGCCACGGCCTTCGCGATGTTGGTGGCGTTCTCCGCCCTCTACCTGCAGCACCACTACATCCTGGATGTCGTGGCGGGCATGGCGACCGCGTTGGTGGCGTGCGCTTTTGTTGAGTTCGCATTTTCCCGGCGTGAATCTCCGGCCGTCGCGCCCGTACCTCTCATGCCCGGAGGAGACAGCCGTGCTTGA